A genomic window from Corvus hawaiiensis isolate bCorHaw1 chromosome 29, bCorHaw1.pri.cur, whole genome shotgun sequence includes:
- the MPZ gene encoding LOW QUALITY PROTEIN: myelin protein P0 (The sequence of the model RefSeq protein was modified relative to this genomic sequence to represent the inferred CDS: substituted 1 base at 1 genomic stop codon) yields MSPRATGHRLLLLAGLVAALGVSPVSPIHVYTQREVYGTVGSRVTLSCSFWSSEWISDDISITWHFQAEGSRDTISIFHYAQGQPYIDDVGSFKERMEWVGNPRRRDGSIVIHSLEPTDNGTFTCDVKNPPDIVGKSSQVTLYVLEKVPTRYGVVLGSVIGGVLLLVAVLVALVYATRYCWQRRQAVLQRRLSAMEKGKLQRSGKDGSKRSRQAPVLYAMLDHGRSAKKAKGGPGDSRKDKKXRLAGREGPPGADEGAGGPRPPKVIMTIEMELRGEPRAAPPPAARSPSRGSLKNALLSIIKPNSGGS; encoded by the exons ATGTCCCCGAGGGCCACTGGCCaccgcctcctcctcctggccGGGCTCGTGGCGGCGCTGG GAGTGTCGCCGGTGTCCCCAATCCACGTGTACACGCAGCGGGAGGTCTATGGCACCGTGGGCTCCCGTGTCACCCTGTCCTGCAGCTTCTGGTCCAGCGAGTGGATCTCGGACGACATTTCCATCACCTGGCACTTCCAGGCCGAGGGCTCCCGCGACACCATCTCC ATCTTCCACTACGCCCAGGGCCAGCCCTACATCGATGACGTGGGGAGCTTCAAGGAGCGCATGGAGTGGGTGGGGAACCCGCGGCGCAGGGACGGCTCCATCGTCATCCACAGCCTGGAGCCCACCGACAACGGCACCTTCACCTGCGACGTCAAGAACCCCCCGGACATCGTGGGGAAGTCCTCGCAGGTCACCCTCTACGTCCTCGAGAAAG TGCCCACCCGCTACGGCGTCGTGCTGGGGTCTGTCATCGGCGGggtcctgctgctggtggccgTGCTGGTGGCCCTGGTCTATGCCACCCGCTACTGCTGGCAGCGGCGCCAGGCGGTCCTGCAGCGGCGGCTGAG CGCCATGGAGAAGGGGAAGCTGCAGCGCTCGGGCAAGGACGGCTCCAAGCGCAGCCGGCAG GCCCCGGTGCTCTACGCCATGCTGGACCACGGCCGCAGCGCCAAGAAAGCCAAGGGCGGCCCGGGAGACTCGCGCAAGGATAAGAAATAGCGGTTAGCGGGCAGGGAGGGACCCCCGGGGGCGGACGAGGGCGCGGGGGGCCCCCGGCCCCCCAAAGTCATCATGACCATCGAGATGGAGCTGCGGGGGGAGCCCCGGgccgcgcccccgcccgccgcccgctcccCGAGCCGGGGCAGCCTCAAGAACGCCCTGCTGAGCATCATCAAACCCAACTCGGGGGGCTCCTGA
- the PCP4L1 gene encoding Purkinje cell protein 4-like protein 1: MSEWNLHEPPLAGAWGDPVGGQRGDPGDSGAPVSPLGPLSPQRSPHDPPSAAEAPGGQQEAKAGDPKKEEEEEEEEIDIDLSAPETERAALAIQGKFRKFQKRKKESGP; this comes from the exons ATGAGCGAG TGGAACCTCCATGAGCCCCCTCTGGCTGGAGCTTGGGGGGACCCAGTGGGGGGACAACGAGGGGACCCTGGGGACAGCGGAGCCCCGGTGTCACCCCTCGGTCCCCTCTCTCCGCAGCGCAGCCCCCATGACCCCCCCTCCGCGGCGGAGGCCCCCGGCGGGCAGCAGGAAG CCAAGGCCGGTGACCccaagaaggaggaggaggaggaggaggaggagatcgACATCGACCTGAGCGCGCCCGAGACGGAGCGCGCGGCGCTCGCCATCCAGGGAAAATTCCGCAAATTCCAGAAGCGGAAGAAGGAGTCGGGGCCCTGA
- the NR1I3 gene encoding nuclear receptor subfamily 1 group I member 3 isoform X1 — protein MSCEGCKGFFRRSIIKGVRFTCPLARRCPVTKAKRRQCQACRLQKCLDVGMRRDMIMSEEALRRRRELRGRRGQPGGQQGQQGGLTAEQQELIALLIAAHQRTFDSSFSQFTQYWPAVRLFVPSPPGSGVAAGVSPSPCEEVLPDSLSLLPQFADLSTFMIQQVIKFAKEIPVFRSLPLDAQISLLKGATLEICQIRFNTVFNPDTKAWECGQRCYTIRDGALAGFQQIYLEPLLKFHESLRRLRLHEAEYALLQAMLLFSPDHAGIAQRDVIDAFQEKVALTLKSYIDHRHPPPEGRFLYAKLLLLLTEMQTLKAEKTRQILHIQDLSAMTPLLSEIIS, from the exons ATGAGCTGCGAGGGCTGCAAGGGCTTCTTCAG GCGCTCCATCATCAAAGGTGTCCGGTTCACGTGTCCCCTGGCCCGGCGCTGCCCTGTCACCAAGGCCAAGCGGCGGCAGTGCCAGGCCTGTCGCCTCCAGAAGTGCCTCGACGTGGGCATGAGGAGGGACA TGATCATGTCGGAGGAGgcgctgcggcggcggcgggagctgcggggccggcggggccagcccgggggccagcagggccagcaggggGGACTGACGGCCGAGCAGCAGGAGCTCATCGCGCTCCTCATCGCCGCTCACCAGCGCACCTTCGACTCCAGCTTCTCCCAGTTCACGCAGTACTGG CCCGCCGTGCGCCTGTTCGTGCCCAGCCCGCCGGGCTCGGGTGTCGCCGCGGGGGTGTCGCCGTCCCCGTGCGAGGAGGTGCTGCCGGACTCGTTGTCGCTGCTGCCGCAGTTCGCCGACCTGAGCACGTTCATGATCCAGCAGGTGATCAAGTTCGCCAAGGAGATCCCGGTCTTcag GAGCTTGCCCCTGGACGCCCAAATCTCGCTGCTCAAAGGGGCCACGCTGGAGATTTGCCAGATCCGCTTCAACACCGTCTTCAACCCCGACACCAAGGCCTGGGAGTGCGGCCAGCGCTGCTACACCATCCGCGACGGGGCCCTGG CCGGGTTCCAGCAGATCTACCTGGAGCCGCTGCTCAAGTTCCACGAGAGCCTGCGGCGCCTGCGGCTGCACGAGGCCGAGTACGCCCTGCTCCAGGCCATGCTGCTCTTCTCGCCAG ACCACGCCGGCATCGCCCAGCGCGACGTCATCGACGCCTTCCAGGAGAAGGTGGCCCTGACCCTCAAGAGCTACATCGACCACCGGCACCCCCCGCCCGAGGGCAG GTTCCTGTACgcgaagctgctgctgctgctgacggAGATGCAGACGCTGAAGGCGGAGAAGACGCGGCAGATCCTGCACATCCAGGACCTGTCGGCCATGACCCCGCTGCTCTCCGAGATCATCAGCTGA
- the NR1I3 gene encoding nuclear receptor subfamily 1 group I member 3 isoform X2, protein MSCEGCKGFFRRSIIKGVRFTCPLARRCPVTKAKRRQCQACRLQKCLDVGMRRDTHLRLQLLPVHAVLARRAPVRAQPAGLGCRRGGVAVPVRGGAAGLVVAAAAVRRPEHVHDPAGDQVRQGDPGLQELAPGRPNLAAQRGHAGDLPDPLQHRLQPRHQGLGVRPALLHHPRRGPGRVPADLPGAAAQVPREPAAPAAARGRVRPAPGHAALLARPRRHRPARRHRRLPGEGGPDPQELHRPPAPPARGQVPVREAAAAADGDADAEGGEDAADPAHPGPVGHDPAALRDHQLSLAPDVTPGPQMSPPAPSGHRVKLLYLSGLPGVAPQGN, encoded by the exons ATGAGCTGCGAGGGCTGCAAGGGCTTCTTCAG GCGCTCCATCATCAAAGGTGTCCGGTTCACGTGTCCCCTGGCCCGGCGCTGCCCTGTCACCAAGGCCAAGCGGCGGCAGTGCCAGGCCTGTCGCCTCCAGAAGTGCCTCGACGTGGGCATGAGGAGGGACA CGCACCTTCGACTCCAGCTTCTCCCAGTTCACGCAGTACTGG CCCGCCGTGCGCCTGTTCGTGCCCAGCCCGCCGGGCTCGGGTGTCGCCGCGGGGGTGTCGCCGTCCCCGTGCGAGGAGGTGCTGCCGGACTCGTTGTCGCTGCTGCCGCAGTTCGCCGACCTGAGCACGTTCATGATCCAGCAGGTGATCAAGTTCGCCAAGGAGATCCCGGTCTTcag GAGCTTGCCCCTGGACGCCCAAATCTCGCTGCTCAAAGGGGCCACGCTGGAGATTTGCCAGATCCGCTTCAACACCGTCTTCAACCCCGACACCAAGGCCTGGGAGTGCGGCCAGCGCTGCTACACCATCCGCGACGGGGCCCTGG CCGGGTTCCAGCAGATCTACCTGGAGCCGCTGCTCAAGTTCCACGAGAGCCTGCGGCGCCTGCGGCTGCACGAGGCCGAGTACGCCCTGCTCCAGGCCATGCTGCTCTTCTCGCCAG ACCACGCCGGCATCGCCCAGCGCGACGTCATCGACGCCTTCCAGGAGAAGGTGGCCCTGACCCTCAAGAGCTACATCGACCACCGGCACCCCCCGCCCGAGGGCAG GTTCCTGTACgcgaagctgctgctgctgctgacggAGATGCAGACGCTGAAGGCGGAGAAGACGCGGCAGATCCTGCACATCCAGGACCTGTCGGCCATGACCCCGCTGCTCTCCGAGATCATCAGCTGAGCCTGGCCCCAGACGTCACCCCCGGCCCCCAAATGTCACCCCCGGCCCCCAGCGGGCACAGAGTAAAGCTCCTTTATTTATCTGGGCTCCCGGGTGTGGCACcgcagggaaactga
- the NR1I3 gene encoding nuclear receptor subfamily 1 group I member 3 isoform X3, with the protein MSCEGCKGFFRRSIIKGVRFTCPLARRCPVTKAKRRQCQACRLQKCLDVGMRRDTRRAPVRAQPAGLGCRRGGVAVPVRGGAAGLVVAAAAVRRPEHVHDPAGDQVRQGDPGLQELAPGRPNLAAQRGHAGDLPDPLQHRLQPRHQGLGVRPALLHHPRRGPGRVPADLPGAAAQVPREPAAPAAARGRVRPAPGHAALLARPRRHRPARRHRRLPGEGGPDPQELHRPPAPPARGQVPVREAAAAADGDADAEGGEDAADPAHPGPVGHDPAALRDHQLSLAPDVTPGPQMSPPAPSGHRVKLLYLSGLPGVAPQGN; encoded by the exons ATGAGCTGCGAGGGCTGCAAGGGCTTCTTCAG GCGCTCCATCATCAAAGGTGTCCGGTTCACGTGTCCCCTGGCCCGGCGCTGCCCTGTCACCAAGGCCAAGCGGCGGCAGTGCCAGGCCTGTCGCCTCCAGAAGTGCCTCGACGTGGGCATGAGGAGGGACA CCCGCCGTGCGCCTGTTCGTGCCCAGCCCGCCGGGCTCGGGTGTCGCCGCGGGGGTGTCGCCGTCCCCGTGCGAGGAGGTGCTGCCGGACTCGTTGTCGCTGCTGCCGCAGTTCGCCGACCTGAGCACGTTCATGATCCAGCAGGTGATCAAGTTCGCCAAGGAGATCCCGGTCTTcag GAGCTTGCCCCTGGACGCCCAAATCTCGCTGCTCAAAGGGGCCACGCTGGAGATTTGCCAGATCCGCTTCAACACCGTCTTCAACCCCGACACCAAGGCCTGGGAGTGCGGCCAGCGCTGCTACACCATCCGCGACGGGGCCCTGG CCGGGTTCCAGCAGATCTACCTGGAGCCGCTGCTCAAGTTCCACGAGAGCCTGCGGCGCCTGCGGCTGCACGAGGCCGAGTACGCCCTGCTCCAGGCCATGCTGCTCTTCTCGCCAG ACCACGCCGGCATCGCCCAGCGCGACGTCATCGACGCCTTCCAGGAGAAGGTGGCCCTGACCCTCAAGAGCTACATCGACCACCGGCACCCCCCGCCCGAGGGCAG GTTCCTGTACgcgaagctgctgctgctgctgacggAGATGCAGACGCTGAAGGCGGAGAAGACGCGGCAGATCCTGCACATCCAGGACCTGTCGGCCATGACCCCGCTGCTCTCCGAGATCATCAGCTGAGCCTGGCCCCAGACGTCACCCCCGGCCCCCAAATGTCACCCCCGGCCCCCAGCGGGCACAGAGTAAAGCTCCTTTATTTATCTGGGCTCCCGGGTGTGGCACcgcagggaaactga
- the TOMM40L gene encoding LOW QUALITY PROTEIN: mitochondrial import receptor subunit TOM40B (The sequence of the model RefSeq protein was modified relative to this genomic sequence to represent the inferred CDS: inserted 1 base in 1 codon) has protein sequence MGNAEGRAPRRAEPRGNPGSFDELHRLCKEVFPPQMEGVKLIVTKTLSSHFQVTHTVHMSTLGPSGYRFNATFVGDRQLGPTEVFPTLLGDMDSAGSLNAQALQLLGERLRAKAVFQTHQAKFVTWQFDGEYRGDDCTATLTLGNPDLLGGSVIVVAHFLQSVTARLVLGGELVYHRRPGEEGXILTLAGKYTAPNWVTTLNVGYGGAHASYYHRANEQVQVGVELEANTRLQETTFAFGYQLNLPRANVVFRGLLDSNWSVGGVLEKKLPPLPVTLALGAFLNHWRNRFHCGFSVTVG, from the exons ATGGGGAACGCGgagggccgggccccgcggcggGCCGAGCCCAGGGGCAACCCCGGCAGCTTCGATGAGCTGCACCGGCTCTGCAAAG AGGTGTTCCCGCCGCAGATGGAGGGGGTGAAGCTGATCGTCACCAAGACCCTGAGCAGCCACTTCCAG GTGACACACACGGTGCACATGAGCACCCTGGGCCCCTCCGGCTACCGCTTCAACGCCACCTTCGTGGGGGACCGGCAGCTCGGGCCCACCGAG GTGTTCCCCACCCTGCTCGGGGACATGGACAGCGCCGGCAGCCTCAACGCTcaggccctgcagctgctgggggagcGGCTCCGCGCCAAGGCCGTGTTCCAG ACGCACCAGGCCAAGTTCGTGACGTGGCAGTTCGACGGCGAGTACCGCGGCGACGACTGCACGGCCACGCTCACCCTGGGCAACCCCGACCTGCTGGGCGGCTCCG TGATCGTGGTGGCCCATTTCCTGCAGAGCGTCACCGCCCGCCTCGTGCTGGGCGGGGAGCTCGTCTACCACCGGCGCCCCGGCGAGGAGG CCATCCTCACGCTGGCCGGCAAATACACGG ccCCGAACTGGGTGACGACGCTCAACGTGGGCTACGGGGGGGCTCATGCCAGCTACTACCACCGGGCCAATGAGCAG gTGCAGGTGGGGGTGGAGCTGGAGGCCAACACGCGGCTGCAGGAGACGACCTTTGCCTTCGGCTACCAGCTCAACCTGCCGCGAGCCAACGTCGTCTTCAGAG GGCTCCTGGACAGCAATTGGAGCGTGGGGGGGGTCCTGGAGAAGAAGTTGCCCCCCCTGCCCGTCACGCTGGCCCTGGGCGCCTTCCTCAACCACTGGAGGAACCGCTTCCACTGCGGCTTCAGCGTCACCGTGGGCTGA